The Corallococcus caeni genomic interval TTGCGCTCATCGAAGCTGCGGTCGAGGTAGTCCATGAGCACCTCGCGCATGGCGTGGATCTGCTCAACCTCCACCCGGGCGCTCTCTCTCAGCCGGGTCTGCTCGGTGTGCTCCTTTTCGATGTCGCGCACGCACTCGGCGATGGTCCGGATGCCCTGCAGGACGTTGCTGACTCCCTCGATCGACACCTTCGCCGGAAGGGAGACCTTTTTCGAGGTCATGACGCCTCCGGAAGCGCGAGGCGGCGTCCCTGCTCGAGCAACGCGTCGACCTGGGTGTTGATGTCGCCGCCTTCGGTGAACAGCGGTACACGCATCAATTCGCTCTCTGCCTTGGCCAACTGCATGGCAATCGCGAAACGTGACAGGTGCTCTTCATTGCCGGTGTCGAAGCCTCCCGACAACGCCCAGAGCGCGTCGATAGCGGCCTTGGCCCGCTGGTCAAGCTGCTCGAGGACGCCGCTCAGCTCGCCAACGCGAAGCTCCGCTCGGCCCAGCAGTGCAATGGCGGCTTTGATCTTGGCCACCTGCCGCCTCACCTTCCTGGAGTAGGCCTCCGCCTTCGTCTTCGCCTTTTCTCCCTCCCGGGCGATGACGAAGCCCGCGACCGCCACGGCGGGCGCTACCGCGATGCCGCCCAGGACCACCGCGCCACCTGCCATGCCGAAGCCTCCTGCGGCGAGGGAGCCTCCCCCCAGCCAGGCGAGAAGCGCGCTGTTCGCCGCAGCGCCTGAAAGGCCCGACATGGCCACGCCAGTGCCCGCAGTGGCGAAGCTGGTGACGAGCCCTGTCGTCATGGCGCTTGCTCCGGCTCCCGTCATCGCCGCTGCGACGGCGCCGGAGACAGTGCCTCCTGCTTCGACATACTGCACGGTGAACTGGCGCACCTCCTCGCGATTCACCCCCAACGTGCCCAGGCTCTCCAGGGCCGCGAGGCGGGCCTGCTGCTCCATCTGCTCAAGAAAATCGAAGAGGCGCCGGAAGGTGGTGGACACCACCTGGGACCGCTGCGCGTCCAGAGCGGCGAGCTGTCCCTGAAGACCGCTCCGTGCTTCGTCGAGCTTGCCAATCCACTTCCGATGCTTCGCCTCCGCGGCCTCGCCCAACGCCTCGGCGTCACGCATGGCATCGACACCGTCGTAGCCCTTCTTCGCTCCGTATCCGAGGAGGGTGACGAGTCCGATCGCGACAGGAATGAGTGGAAGCGGCATCGACGCTCCTTGCGGTGGGGGCTCACTTGCGAGTTCAGGCCATGCTGCGGCGTCCGGAACAGCACTCGCAATCCCTCGTCCGGGTGAGGGCCCACCTACCCAGGGCCGCAGCCCACACGGCAGCGCATCGCGCAGGTCCGGGAACCACGTCCGGAGCGGGAGCTGACGCGTCAGGAATCCCAGCGTCCCGGGAGGAGTCCAGGAAGGGCAGGGGGCGCGGGTGTTCCGGGTCGAAGGAGGGCGAGACTCCAGGAGCGGCCTTCTCCAGGACACCGCCATCCGCGGATGGGATGTACGGCTCCATCCCATCCGGGACACGCCGAAGGATGCGGCCATCGCGGCGGATGGCGTACCGGACCCCAGAATCGAGTCCCGGCCGTGTTCCGCCGCAAGCCGCAGGGTCCATATCGATGCGGATGAAGAGGATGTCTTCGCGCTGGATGATCCTGAAGGCATGAGAGGCGCGTCGCTCAGTGCACGGCGTGTCAGGTCGCTCCGGAGGCAGGAAGTCATCGGCCGCCAGGGTCAGGCCCCTGAGCACGGCTCCATCCAGCACGACGGGCTGTGCAGCGATGCCGACCTGGATCGGTGCCTGTTCGAAGAACTGGGGGAAGACAATCGAACGTTCATCTTCCACTGGGGCAGCGCCCGCCACGAACGCGCGAGCACACCCGACGGCGGTGAGCCCCAGCAGTGACACTGCCCAGCCCCGTCTCACGGCAGCGCATCACGCAGGCCCGGGAACCACGCGACGATCAGCCGCTGCGTTCCCAGCTTCACCCGGGCCCGGCCCTTCATGCCGTCCTTGTAGATGCGCTGCTTGCCGTCCCGTTTGTAGTTGCGGGACGGCACATGCGCCTGGACCAGCACCGCCCCTTGCCCGAACGCGTCGCTGCCCGGCAGCTGCGCCTTCGCGTACTGGAGCGACGCCTCCGGGCCCTCCACCTTCTCGATGACCGCCTCGAAGGGGACCGGCATCCCCGCCAGTTGGTACTCCAGCGTCATCCCCGGGGCCAGCTCCGGCCGGTACTCCCCCGGAAACACGACATGGAGCGACGGCAGCGCGTCCGGGTCCACCAGCGCCGCCACCGGCTGCCCCGCCTCCACCCGCGCCCCCTTCGTCACCGTCACCCGGCCCACCATCGCCGACAGCGGCGCCACCACCTCCGAGCTCCCCGCCGCCGTCTCCAGCCGCGCCACCACCTGCCCGGCCTGGACCGTCTCGCTCAGCCCCACGTCCACCGACACCACTCGCCCCGCGGCCGGCGCCGGGACGTCCACCCACTCGCCCTGTTCGAGCAGCACCGACCCTCGCGCCGAGCGCTCCACCCGCACCATCCCCGCCAGCATCCCCAGCGTCACCACCGCTCCCACCGCGCTCCAGGCCCATGCCCGCCGTGAAAAGCGGGAGGCCACCTTGGGAGCGGGGGGGACAGGCGTCGGAGGGGAGGCAGGCCGCGGATCCATGCGCCAGCGAGGATGATCCATCCCCGCCTCCCCGCGCCAGGACTGGTTGGAACGGGGGATTCACCGCGAAGCCTTCAACCTGCCCCGCGGTACAGGCCCGTCGCGCCCGCCTGCTCCCTCTACAGGACTGTATCCCTGCATCGTCCCGGGGCGCCTTGTGCCATGCTGCGTGGCGCCTCGTGGATTCCTCCTTCCTCAAGATCGGGTCACTGGTCCTCGCCGGACTCCTTGCCCCGGGTGCGCTCGCGGCCGAAACGACGCGCGAGGACCAGGCGCGCGCGGAGCTGGAGCGCCAGCTGCGCGACCTGGTCCCCGAGTCCCCCTCGGAAGTGCAGGTGCTCTTCGCGGGCTTCAAGCCCGAGGACGGCTATCGGCTCGTGGAGACCGACTTCCTCCTCGATGGCGAACCGCTCGCCGTCCCGTCGCTGGAGGAGCTCAACGCGCCCGGCGTGCACCGGCTCGCGAACCTGAAGGTCGAACCCGGCGAGCACACCCTCGTCTCGCGCGTCACGTACACCAACGGCTCCTGGAGCCTGTTCAGCGAGACCAACGGCTTCCTCTGGAAGATCACCGCGTCCGTCGGCTTCCAGACCCAGCGCGGCCTGCGCGTCGTGGTGAAGGCGTCCCCGGCCGTCGTCCCCAACGCGCCGGATCCGCGCCTCAAGCTCAAGCTCACCCACGCCGTCACCGCGGAGATGATCCAGCCGCTGAAGGACGAGCCCACCGTCGCCACCGCGCCTCCGCCCGTGAAGCCGGCCCCGGTGGACGCAGGCGTCCCAGTGAAGGTCGCCCAGCCCACCACGGCGCCGGACGCGGGCGTGAAGCCCACGACGACCGTCGTCTCCGTGACGCCGCCCGTGGAGCGCACGCCCGTGGCCCCCAGCCGCCTTCGCCTGGAGGTGACGTCCAAGAAGCCCACCAAGGCCACCGCCTTCGTGCGCGGCAACGGCGAGCCCCTGAAGCTCACGCTCGCCACGGCCAAGGGCCGCAAGCCGCAGGACGTGCCGCTGTCCGCGGGCGCGTACACGGTGGACCTCATCGCAGACGGGTTCCTCGCGCAGACGCGCCAGGTGGAGCTGAGCGCGGGCGCCGAAGCGTCGCTGGCCTTCGCGCTGGTGCCCGCGCCCAAGGCCGCCAAGGCCGCCACGGTGAAGGAGGGCCGCATCGAGCTGCCCGAGCCCCTGAGCTTCGACGAGAAGAAGCCCGTGCCCACCAACAAGGCCGCGCTCGCGGGCCTGGACCTGCTGGTGGACCTGCTCGTACGAGACCCGAAGGCCCGCCTGCGCATCGAGGGCCACACCGACTCGAAGGAAGTCCCCGAGCCGGCCCGTCAGAGCCTCTCCGACGCCCGCGCCCGCGCCGTGGCGGACATGCTGGTCCGCGCCGGCGTGGCCCCGTCCCGCGTGGAGGCCGTGGGCCTGGGCGACCGCAGCCCCAAGGCCCCGAACCTCATCCCCCGCGGCCGTGAGCTCAACCGCCGCGTGGAGCTGGTGCTGCTGCGCCCCTGAGCCGTCCCCGCGCGGCTTGAGCTTGCCGGGGGGCTCCTCTAGCGTCCCGGGCGTTCTTCGCCAAAGGGCCGCGCGATGCCTCGCTACGAGTTCACGGAAGGCAGCTCCAGCAAGTTCTGGGAGATCACCCTGGAGGGCACCACGCTGACCAAGCGCTGGGGCCGCATCGGCACCGACGGCCAGGAGAAGGTCGAGGAGTTCGACTCCAAGGCCGAGGCCAAAAAGGAATACGAAGCGCAGGTCCGCGAGAAGGAGCGCAAGGGCTACACGCTCGCCGGGAGCGCGGACGGCGACGGGGGCGAGGCCACCGCCGAGTCCGCCGTCAACCCGGACCTGGAGGCCGCCATCCTCACGAAGCCCGACGACGTGAAGGGCTACCTCGCGTACGCCGAGTGGCTCAAGGGCGAGGGCGATCCGCGCGCGGAGCTCATCCTGCTCCAGCACTCCGCGATGGATGTCCCCGCGGCGACGGCGACGGCCGTGGGCAAGAAGGCGGCGAAGTTCATCGAAGCGCATGCGCAAGAGCTCCTGGGCGAGTCACTGGCGGAGGCCGTCTCCGACGAGACCCTCAAGCTGGAATGGCACCTGGGCTTCATCCGCGAGGCCCGCCTGGGTCAGGTGGACTACGACTCCACGGCGGACATCCCGGACCTGCTGGCCGAGCTGCTGGCCCATCCGTCCGCGCGGTTCCTGAGCCGTCTGACCCTCGGCATGGCCAGCTTCGA includes:
- a CDS encoding OmpA family protein, which produces MDSSFLKIGSLVLAGLLAPGALAAETTREDQARAELERQLRDLVPESPSEVQVLFAGFKPEDGYRLVETDFLLDGEPLAVPSLEELNAPGVHRLANLKVEPGEHTLVSRVTYTNGSWSLFSETNGFLWKITASVGFQTQRGLRVVVKASPAVVPNAPDPRLKLKLTHAVTAEMIQPLKDEPTVATAPPPVKPAPVDAGVPVKVAQPTTAPDAGVKPTTTVVSVTPPVERTPVAPSRLRLEVTSKKPTKATAFVRGNGEPLKLTLATAKGRKPQDVPLSAGAYTVDLIADGFLAQTRQVELSAGAEASLAFALVPAPKAAKAATVKEGRIELPEPLSFDEKKPVPTNKAALAGLDLLVDLLVRDPKARLRIEGHTDSKEVPEPARQSLSDARARAVADMLVRAGVAPSRVEAVGLGDRSPKAPNLIPRGRELNRRVELVLLRP
- a CDS encoding HlyD family efflux transporter periplasmic adaptor subunit; the encoded protein is MGAVVTLGMLAGMVRVERSARGSVLLEQGEWVDVPAPAAGRVVSVDVGLSETVQAGQVVARLETAAGSSEVVAPLSAMVGRVTVTKGARVEAGQPVAALVDPDALPSLHVVFPGEYRPELAPGMTLEYQLAGMPVPFEAVIEKVEGPEASLQYAKAQLPGSDAFGQGAVLVQAHVPSRNYKRDGKQRIYKDGMKGRARVKLGTQRLIVAWFPGLRDALP